From one Brachypodium distachyon strain Bd21 chromosome 4, Brachypodium_distachyon_v3.0, whole genome shotgun sequence genomic stretch:
- the LOC104584874 gene encoding pentatricopeptide repeat-containing protein At1g79540: MRCAAAARSLLPLPPAAAPVHTHTYTAAAASPSPGAKRKRELAAADALHSLLFTLPPSLPALLPCLSLLSPRLTRRTVSDALICADLPAASRIRLFLYSAIKRRLRSPLLYSRAVSVLLASEPDAVAMFDALADARAAGLPAPSAAFRALVLAHSSAGRHQEAVEAFSRMGDFDCRPTAFVYNAVFQVLVDRGVILLALALYNRMVSSGCLPNSTTYIVLMDGLCKRGMAVDALKMFDEMLERGIVPDVKIYTVLLSSLCNEGRIEDAGRLLCSMKENGCPPDEVTYTVFLSGLCKAGRVDEAFHRFELLQDGGFTLGLIGYSCLIDGLFQAGRFDEGLSYYTEMLGKSISPDITLYTILIRRFAEAGRTKDAFLLLDEMKDKGFVPDTFCYNTLLKALFDVGNIDRAQSLMSEMLQNNVVLDSTTHNIMICGLCKKGLIDKAMQVFDEMGEHGCHPTVMTYNALIDGLYRAGMLEEARMLFHKMEMGNNPSLFLRLTLGANQVRDTESLRKLVDGMCQSGQVLKAYKLLRGIIESGVVPDVVTYNTLINGLCKAKNLDGALRLFKELQLKGISPDEITYGTLIDGLWRAHRENDATMLFQNILRSGGFPSLPIYNTMMRSLCRMKKLSQAINLWLDYLPKKYNLSPEDEVIANARKCFEDGFLDETVKELIKIDQVYGSLNPNPYTIWVIGLCQVRKIDDALRIFHILEEFGIVVTPACCALLINYLCWDRNLNAAVDIMMYTLSKRFIVSQPVGNRLLRSLCIRYRRHDAQALSWRMHLVGYDMDVYLREATKDLLYSQ; encoded by the coding sequence ATGAgatgtgcggcggcggcacgctctctcctccccctcccacccgccgccgcccccgtccaCACTCACACCtacactgccgccgccgcatccccTTCCCCGGgcgccaaaagaaaaagagagctcgccgccgccgacgcgctccATTCGCTGCTCTTCAcgctccctccctctctccccgccctcctcccttgcctctccctcctctcgcCGCGCCTCACCCGCCGCACCGTCTCCGACGCCCTCATCTGTGCCGACCTGCCCGCCGCGTCCCGCATCCGCCTTTTCCTCTACTCCGCCATCAAACGGCGTCTCCGCTCCCCGCTACTCTACTcccgcgccgtctccgtcctcctcgcctccgaACCCGACGCCGTCGCAATGTTCGACGCCCTCGCCGACGCCCGCGCCGCTGGTCTCCccgccccctccgccgccttcaGGGCCCTCGTGCTCGCGCACTCCTCCGCCGGCCGACACCAGGAGGCCGTCGAGGCCTTCTCCCGGATGGGCGACTTCGACTGCCGCCCCACTGCATTCGTCTACAACGCCGTCTTCCAGGTCCTTGTGGACCGCGGAGTCATCCTCCTAGCCCTGGCGCTGTATAACCGGATGGTCAGCTCCGGATGCCTGCCCAACAGTACCACGTACATCGTGCTAATGGACGGGCTTTGCAAGCGGGGCATGGCAGTGGACGCTCTCAAGatgttcgacgaaatgctcGAGAGGGGGATCGTGCCCGACGTGAAGATCTATACCGTGCTTCTCTCGTCCCTCTGCAACGAAGGGAGGATAGAGGATGCTGGGCGGCTGCTGTGCTCCATGAAGGAGAACGGGTGCCCACCAGATGAGGTCACATACACTGTTTTCTTGAGCGGGCTCTGCAAGGCTGGCAGGGTCGATGAAGCATTTCATCGGTTTGAACTGCTCCAAGATGGGGGTTTCACACTTGGGTTGATAGGGTATAGCTGTTTGATCGATGGTCTGTTCCAGGCCGGACGGTTTGATGAAGGCTTGAGTTATTACACGGAAATGTTGGGGAAGAGTATTTCACCAGACATCACCCTGTACACCATACTGATCCGTCGTTTTGCAGAGGCTGGAAGAACTAAGGATGCATTCTTGTTACTTGATGAGATGAAGGACAAAGGGTTTGTGCCTGATACTTTCTGTTACAACACACTGCTCAAGGCTCTCTTCGATGTTGGTAACATAGATAGAGCTCAGTCATTGATGTCAGAGATGTTGCAGAATAATGTTGTCTTGGACTCCACAACACACAATATCATGATATGTGGACTGTGCAAGAAAGGACTCATAGATAAGGCAATGCAGGTTTTTGATGAGATGGGAGAACATGGTTGCCATCCGACGGTTATGACATACAATGCACTCATTGACGGACTCTATAGGGCCGGCATGCTAGAGGAAGCTCGGATGCTTTTCCATAAGATGGAGATGGGGAATAATCCCTCCTTGTTCCTTCGGCTAACCCTTGGTGCCAACCAGGTGAGGGACACCGAGAGCCTTCGTAAGCTGGTTGATGGTATGTGCCAATCTGGGCAGGTGCTGAAAGCCTACAAGCTTCTTCGAGGTATAATAGAAAGTGGAGTTGTTCCTGATGTTGTCACATATAACACATTGATAAATGGACTCTGTAAAGCGAAGAATCTTGACGGTGCATTAAGGCTCTTCAAAGAGCTCCAACTCAAGGGAATCTCTCCTGACGAAATCACTTATGGGACACTTATTGATGGGCTTTGGAGGGCACACAGAGAAAACGACGCCACAATGTTGTTCCAGAATATATTAAGGAGTGGTGGCTTCCCTAGTTTGCCTATCTACAATACTATGATGAGATCTCTTTGTAGGATGAAGAAATTGTCGCAAGCAATCAACCTCTGGTTGGATTACCTCCCCAAAAAGTACAATCTTTCACCGGAAGATGAAGTAATTGCTAATGCCCGTAAATGTTTTGAAGACGGTTTTCTGGATGAAACAGTTAAGGAGTTAATCAAGATTGATCAAGTATATGGTTCCCTTAACCCAAACCCTTACACCATTTGGGTGATAGGGCTCTGCCAGGTAAGGAAAATTGATGACGCTCTTAGGATATTTCATATCCTTGAGGAGTTTGGGATTGTTGTCACACCAGCATGCTGTGCTCTTCTTATCAATTACCTATGTTGGGACAGAAACCTCAATGCGGCAGTTGATATCATGATGTATACATTGAGCAAACGGTTCATTGTGTCGCAACCTGTAGGCAACCGTTTACTTAGGAGTCTTTGCATCCGCTACAGAAGGCATGATGCACAAGCACTTTCATGGAGAATGCATCTTGTAGGATATGATATGGATGTATATCTTCGTGAGGCTACAAAAGATTTGTTATACAGTCAATAG